A stretch of Hypomesus transpacificus isolate Combined female chromosome 7, fHypTra1, whole genome shotgun sequence DNA encodes these proteins:
- the LOC124469689 gene encoding microsomal glutathione S-transferase 1-like, translating into MAHLIDNEVFLAFSTYATIVILKMMLMAPMTGFFRFKNKAFSNQEDLWLAKNPEEKKKMLRPDDQVERVRRCHQNDLENIIPFIVIGLLYALTGPDLATAVLHFRVFVISRICHTVSYVLVLPQPSRALSWVTGMLTTFSMAYKVLSPLHL; encoded by the exons ATGGCACATCTAATTGACAATGAGGTCTTCCTTGCCTTCTCCACTTACGCCACCATAGTGATCCTGAAGATGATGCTAATGGCTCCAATGACAGGGTTCTTTCGTTTTAAAAACAAG GCTTTTTCAAACCAGGAGGACCTTTGGTTGGCTAAGAAtccagaggagaagaagaagatgttGCGGCCCGACGATCAGGTGGAGCGTGTTCGGAG ATGCCACCAGAATGACCTGGAGAACATCATTCCCTTCATCGTGATTGGCCTGCTCTATGCCCTGACTGGACCGGACCTGGCCACCGCTGTGCTCCACTTCCGGGTCTTCGTGATCTCCAGGATCTGCCACACGGTGTCCTATGTGCTGGTTCTGCCCCAGCCCAGCAGAGCTCTGTCCTGGGTCACGGGCATGCTCACCACTTTCTCTATGGCCTACAAGGTCCTCAGCCCCCTCCATCTTTAA
- the mgst1.1 gene encoding microsomal glutathione S-transferase 1.1 encodes MAELTHMIDSEVFLTFSTYATIVTLKMMLLSLLTSYFRLTKKVFANMEDTSLAHSTEDKKKMIRVDPDVERVRRCHQNDLENIVPFIVIGLLYALTGPDLATAVLHFRVFVISRICHTVSYVLVLPQPSRALSWVTGMLATFSMAYRVLSTALFL; translated from the exons ATGGCAGAGCTGACCCACATGATTGACAGCGAGGTCTTCTTGACCTTCTCTACCTACGCCACCATCGTCACCCTGAAGATGATGCTTCTGTCTCTTTTGACCTCCTACTTCCGCCTGACTAAAAAG GTGTTTGCAAACATGGAGGACACCAGTTTGGCCCACTCCACTGAGGACAAGAAGAAAATGATCCGTGTGGATCCGGATGTGGAGCGTGTACGGAG ATGCCACCAGAATGACCTTGAGAACATCGTTCCCTTCATCGTGATTGGCCTGCTCTATGCCCTGACTGGACCGGACCTGGCCACCGCTGTGCTCCACTTCCGGGTCTTCGTGATCTCCAGGATCTGCCACACGGTGTCCTATGTGCTGGTTCTGCCCCAGCCCAGCAGAGCTCTGTCCTGGGTCACGGGCATGCTTGCCACCTTCTCTATGGCCTACAGGGTCCTCAGCACAGCACTCTTTCTCTAG